The following coding sequences are from one Triticum dicoccoides isolate Atlit2015 ecotype Zavitan chromosome 4A, WEW_v2.0, whole genome shotgun sequence window:
- the LOC119288516 gene encoding uncharacterized protein LOC119288516, with protein sequence MGRPSSTAKLVCVALAALAVLSPLYMDRDLEAEEEEEEEGWGLLLPSALWLPALLVVLILAINVACFVDRRVVRFDPYWIHRVGGSSCGLMATLLLLGFVLKCKG encoded by the coding sequence ATGGGGAGGCCGTCTTCGACGGCGAAGCTGGTGTGCGTGGCCCTGGCGGCGCTGGCCGTGCTGTCGCCGCTGTACATGGACCGGGAcctcgaggcggaggaggaggaggaggaggagggctgggGCCTACTGCTGCCGTCGGCGCTGTGGCTGCCGGCGCTGCTGGTGGTGCTCATCCTGGCCATCAACGTGGCGTGCTTCGTGGACCGGAGGGTCGTCAGGTTCGACCCCTACTGGATCCACCGCGTCGGGGGCTCCTCCTGCGGCCTCATGGccacgctgctgctgctcggcttcGTCCTCAAGTGCAAGGGCTAG